The Candidatus Effluviviaceae Genus V sp. genome segment TACCACGCCATGCCCCCGTGCGACCGCACCTTCCAGGTGCGCAACGAGATTGTCGCGCGCATGGCGGCCGCCGGCATCCCGGTCAAGTACCACCACCATGAAAACGGGGCGCCGGGGCAGGTCGAGATCGAGCTCCTGAGCAGGCCGCTCGTCGAGGCCGCCGACGACTGCATGATCGGGAAGTACATTGCCAAGATGACCGCCATCGAATGGGGCCTCTCGGCCACGTTCATGCCGAAGCCGCTCCTCGGCGAGAGCGGGAGCGGGCTCCACTTCCATATGCGTCTCGAGAAGGCCGGACGCCCGGTCTTCCACGACGAGAGAGGCTATGCGGGCCTCTCGGAGGCGGCCCTGCACTTCATCGGCGGGATTCTCGAGCACGGGGCCGCACTGACCGCCGTCACGAACCCCAGCACGAACTCCTACAGGAGGCTGAGGCCCGGGTTCGAGGCGCCGACGAACCGCGTCTTCTCGGCCGCTAACCGGAGTGCCGCGATACGCATTCCCAAGTACACGACGGAGCCGTCGGCCAAGACGGTCGAGTACCGCCCGTCGGACGCCACCTGCAATCCGTACCTCGCCGCGGCCGCGCTCATCGCCGCCGGACTCGACGGCATGGAGCGCGGTATCGACCCGAGGGAGCGTGGATTCGGCCCGCTCGAGAAGAACATCCACAGACTCTCCGACAAGGAGCGGCGAGGCATCCCGGCGCTGCCGCTGACGCTTCACGAGGCGCTCGAGGCCCTCGCGGACGACGGCGGGTTCCTTGCTTCCTCGGGCATCTTCCCGGAGACGTTCGTTCCGGTGTGGACCGGGCTCAAGTGGGAGGAGGTCGATGCCATCCGTTCCGCGCCGCATCCGGGCGAGTTCGACCTCTCGTTCGACTGCTGAGGCGACGACGGCGCGCGACCGGCCCGCGTCCCGCGGCGAGGAAGCAGAAAAGCGCTCCGGGCCCGACGGGTCCGGAGCGCTCTGCTGTTCGGGCCGACCGGCATCGGACCGCACCGGTCGCGCTGTTCAGGCCGACCGGCATCAAACCGCACCGGTCACGCTGTTCAGGGTCTCAGGCGCGAGAGCATCCTGGGGAACGGGATCGTCTCCCTGAGGTGCGGGAGTCCGCAGATCCACGTGACGACCCGCTCAATGCCCATTCCGAAGCCCCCGTGGGGCACCGAGCCGTACTTCCTCAGGTCGAGGTACCACCCATAGTCCTCTTCGGACATGCCCTCCTCGTCCATCCGTCGCTTGAGCTCGACCGGATCGGTCAGACGCTGCCCTCCACCGACGATCTCGCCGTAACCCTCCGGCGCCAGCATGTCGACCGAGAGCGAGAGCCGGTCGTCGTCCGGATCGTTCTCCATGTAGAACGGCTTGACCGACCTGGGGTACCGGTGCACGAGCACCGGCCTGTCGAAGAGCTCCGAGAGCAGAGTTTCCTCCTCCGCACCGAAGTCGTCGCCCCAGTTGAAGTCGCTCGCTTTCTCCCTGAGACGCTCGACCGCCTGGTCGTATGTCAGTCGGGGAAACGGCGGCTCGATCCTCTCGAGGGGCGCTGCGTCCCGATCGAGGATGGACAGTTCGTACCTGCGCTCCCTGAGGACCGCGGCGACGACCCAGGTGACGAGCTCCTCCGCTACCTCCATGACGTCGTCGAGGTCCGCGTAAGCCATCTCAGGCTCGATCTGCCAGAACTCGATGAGATGACGCCGGGTTTTGGCCTTCTCCGCGCGGAGCGAAGGGCCGCAGCAGTAGACCCGCCCGAAGGCCATGGCGGTCGCCTCGTTGTAGAGCTGTCCGCTCTGTGTCAGGTAGGCCTTCTCCCCGAAGTACTCCGTCTCGAAGAGCGTCGTCGTCCCCTCGCAGGCCGACGGCGTCAGGATCGGCGTGTCGAGCAGCAGGTACCCGCGCTCGTCGAAGTAGCGGCGTGCCTCGCGCATGACCGTCGCCCGAACCCTCAGGGCGGCGAACTGTCTGCTGGAACGAATCCAGAGGTGCCGATGGTCCATCAGGAAGGAGGTACCGTGCTCCTTCGGCGTGATGGGATACTCGTCGGCGAGCGAGACGACCTCCACGCCGGTCGCGGAGAGCTCGAAGCCCGTCGGGGCGCGCTCGTCGGCGCGGACGACGCCGGTGACGCGGACCGACGACTCCTGCGTCAGACCGGAGACCCGCTCGAAGACGTCCTCGCCGACGTCCGACACGCTGACGACGCACTGGATGAAACCCGTGCCGTCACGCACCTGGAGGAACTGGATCTTCCCGCTCGATCGTCTGGCGGCGAGCCAGCCCTCGAGCGTGATCTCCTGACCGACATGCTCGGCGATGCTCTCGATGGTGTGACGCTGGTGCATGCTCCCTCCGAACGGGCCTCTCTCCTACTGTTCCTCCGCCTCCGATGCGAGAGCCTCGATGGCCTCGTCCGGACCGTCGACGAGCAGCACGTCCCCCTCCCCGATGACCTCCTCGGGGTCCGGGAGCTTCGTGGTCGCCGTCTCGCCCTCGCGTCCCTCGGGCTTGATGACGGCAACGACGTTGAGACCGTACTTCTGACGGAACTTCAGCGACGCCAGTGTCTTTCCCCACATCTCCTTCGATGCCGCGACGCGTCCCAGGCTCATCCCCGGCGACAGCTCGACCATGTCGACGAGGCTCGGGCTCATCATCTGCTGAGCGAGACGCTTGGCGACCCACTCCTCGACGAGGACGACCTCGTCGGCGTTCACGAGCTTGAGGACGCGTGCCTCCTCCTCGGTGACGGCGCGGGAGATGACGCGTGGAATTCCGAACTCCTTGAGGAGCGCCGTCGTCAGGACGGCCGCCTGGAAGTTCTGTCCGATCGC includes the following:
- the glnA gene encoding type I glutamate--ammonia ligase, whose translation is MQYLRELSLRLREAASYDEAGTICSEAGVDYVDLRFADLPGRWHHVTLPAARVGAKLFEDGVGFDGSSVPGYLTVEKGDMVLLADPATAIVEESGPYLVVSYLASAAEADTRELFPLDPRVLAKKAEEILAASGHADTALLGPELEFYLFTTVDYGSSCGSAFYSLGSDEAGWTDADEPTTGHRILPGRGYHAMPPCDRTFQVRNEIVARMAAAGIPVKYHHHENGAPGQVEIELLSRPLVEAADDCMIGKYIAKMTAIEWGLSATFMPKPLLGESGSGLHFHMRLEKAGRPVFHDERGYAGLSEAALHFIGGILEHGAALTAVTNPSTNSYRRLRPGFEAPTNRVFSAANRSAAIRIPKYTTEPSAKTVEYRPSDATCNPYLAAAALIAAGLDGMERGIDPRERGFGPLEKNIHRLSDKERRGIPALPLTLHEALEALADDGGFLASSGIFPETFVPVWTGLKWEEVDAIRSAPHPGEFDLSFDC
- the asnS gene encoding asparagine--tRNA ligase — its product is MHQRHTIESIAEHVGQEITLEGWLAARRSSGKIQFLQVRDGTGFIQCVVSVSDVGEDVFERVSGLTQESSVRVTGVVRADERAPTGFELSATGVEVVSLADEYPITPKEHGTSFLMDHRHLWIRSSRQFAALRVRATVMREARRYFDERGYLLLDTPILTPSACEGTTTLFETEYFGEKAYLTQSGQLYNEATAMAFGRVYCCGPSLRAEKAKTRRHLIEFWQIEPEMAYADLDDVMEVAEELVTWVVAAVLRERRYELSILDRDAAPLERIEPPFPRLTYDQAVERLREKASDFNWGDDFGAEEETLLSELFDRPVLVHRYPRSVKPFYMENDPDDDRLSLSVDMLAPEGYGEIVGGGQRLTDPVELKRRMDEEGMSEEDYGWYLDLRKYGSVPHGGFGMGIERVVTWICGLPHLRETIPFPRMLSRLRP
- a CDS encoding TrkA family potassium uptake protein, yielding MKRYAVIGLGLLGKTVARELSDRGAEVVAVDVHQELVESIADEVALAVRLDSTNREALLTQGIDRVDAALVAIGQNFQAAVLTTALLKEFGIPRVISRAVTEEEARVLKLVNADEVVLVEEWVAKRLAQQMMSPSLVDMVELSPGMSLGRVAASKEMWGKTLASLKFRQKYGLNVVAVIKPEGREGETATTKLPDPEEVIGEGDVLLVDGPDEAIEALASEAEEQ